GTTAATTCTctttaagaaaatgaagatgCAAATAAAGTTGGATAAGAAAAGATTGCTGGAAAAACTTATCAATATCATTAACTAAAACCAGAAGTACATATACAACTTaagctaaaaaataaaaagatgaaaagcTTGTACACTATTACAAGCAACCTTCAAAACTACATGCATTGTATAATAGGATTGTCAATGCTTTAACTTAAGTAATTAAACTAAGCTaacaagagaaaataaagctATTAACATAGCAGAAAATAAGACAAAAACAATAAGGAAAGCTAGCTATCTTACAGCTAGACCTGAACACTTTTACTTTAGCAGACAATTTATCTGAGCAAGATCTTGCTTCTGGCAGCATGATATCGCCTTAATGCCAATCCAAAAGCACCATTACTGGAATCATTGTCTCAAATTATAGAAGAGAAGCATCTAGGACACAATTATTTACTACTCATGATCATCTGAAGCTTCCTACTGGTATCTTAAGAACTCGCAGTATTGCCATTTGCTTACTTATATCAACTTTGCTTAGCTTCAACAGGAAGGTTATCCTTACAAGGTACATATTTTTCTgataaagaaaactaattcCATCACTTCATCAGTCCTTTAGAGCCTgcaaaatattagaaaacctgAAGTGATTGGTCCTCATTTCTACTCTACTGTTCTTTTTGACAGAGGTTATATTATCAATGTTCTGTTTTCTTGTTTCATGTTTTTTTTGACATTGTAACAGAATTAGCAGAATACGTATACATACTCCTGAGCTTGAAACTCCAGTTGTTTTTCCATGAGGCACAAAACATAGATATAGCCCCAAACACACATCTCTATCTGTCTTTACATGCTGGAAGTGTAttaatctatatttttcttttaaaaactaattctttaaattcaaaaaataaaataaaataaattaattgactttttcaatccaaattattctttattattttaaaatctctcaagaaaaattgaagatcttaaaagataaataataagaaacaCCAGatttaaatcaaacaagtgCACATTGCGACTGTCACGCAATTAGACTATAAATACCTACAAGTCCATGACAAGAGGGATTAGGTGTTTCTTGTTCGATTCCTTTCTTTGTCTTTCATGCATGGGAAAACATTTCGGTCCATAACTGGGTAAACTGAGACTCTGGACAATACAAAACAACACCAATAATGTAATGATAAGGATAAAATAAGATCATAGACACATGGAGTAAAAGCTAGTGATGGGCAAGAAAGCAATAGATAACGCTAGAATCATCCTTCctgtattatttattagtacAGCAAGCGTCAAAGGAAATATACACTTCCTTGAATGGGGTAGTTTTAGACAAGGTATTAGGCCATCAGTACATGGCTTCATACACAGGTGACAGTGTTTAGACAATGTGCTTTTCATTGGATCCGAGGATTCTTGTGTCGCTTCGAATGTTGATCAGTGATTCCAGTGTTAAGAATATTATGTTAATCCAACATCTTGAGATGATACAAAAGGACAAGGTTACCATGGTGGGTGAAAAGGGTGGCTCCTGCATGCCTGACTACTCCAGTGTTCTTGGCAATGATCATTGCAGCATCCTGGAAAAAGATTCATTTATTTCCTACGTTATCATATGTACTTGaagcaagaaaaataaattttctatcttCTTGTTGAACAAGCTCATGTCTTTTTGTTGGGGAGACTTTGAAGACGTAGATGGAGTTTGACAGTATGAGCAACAACGGCAATGGAAAAGCTGTGGCAAGTCCCTGAAGTTGCGAATATGGTACCAATTGTAAAGGTGATTTGACCTTCAATGGCTTTCAATCTATAATGTTTAGCTAAAATAGAATTCTCCAATAGGATAAAATGGCATATAACAAGGAGGTACCctgtatatttctttttctgttaatGTATAGAGGATTCTCGTTATGTTTGTCTCTGTGATCAAAGGAGAAGTAGCAGAGAATCTGCGATTATCAAGACTTGATATAATCAATTCAGAAAAATGAACTTCAAATACCATATAATCTTCCTTCCTTCAAGAGTACTGAATTCATAtcaataagaagaaaagaaatgggaGAAGGGAGCAAATAGTTCTTTTCTGACTGTTGGATTAACCTTTGAATAGTGATCAAACAGTACCCTTTATTCTTATTGTTGAAAAAGAAGCAGAATATTGATTCAAGCACCAGCTCCAATATTTGATGCTTCTGTATCTAAATTTCACCCACACTTCTAACAGGATGGAGTGTCTCGAACAACAATCATATATAAGTTTTCTGAAAAATAGATCCTATCCTTCCTTGTAATTTGCTTATCACATCagaataaagaaaagcaagctgcttttatttattagatcaGCAAACAAACGTTACATCAAACACTACCTCACATAAAATAGATAAACATAACCTTTAGCATCCAAAATTAACGAAacaacttttcttcttcttttttttttttctctctctgaTGCATTGCTTGCCATATGATTTACAAGAAACACTAACTCAACCAGAAATCTAAATAGCCTCAACATCAGGTTTCTTGACTTCCTCTTTAGGAACAGTAACAGTTAGAACTCCATTCTCCATTAAACTTTAACCTGACCCATCTTCGCATTCTCCGGCAGCCTGAACTTCCTCAAGAACCTGCCATGGCTACGCTCCACACGATGCCAAGTATCATTCTTGTCTTCCTTCTCCACATTCTTCTGTCCACTACTCTGAAGCACTCTGTCATCTTTCCTGggcttaataataaataaaagattaaatattttaatgtctCTGAGTTTTGTTATATTGCACCAATAATTCCGTTTAtctttaatgattatttttaacatttctctcattattaaaattaactattacatttttacattaaaaatctgctcattatttttatactggtttcatctttataaataaagatattttattaaattgtaataatagatctttttcttatatatattattgtatttttttaattaagaatcaaATGGTAGAATAAGATCAAGAAAGAGTGTCAAGGagtgaaattaaattagtatgtgattttagtatcattattattattattattatgccAACTTTGATTAAACAAGAATATCTAATTCTTATCCATTGAAACTAGGTCGATGATGTGGTGATAAACCGATCACCATAATTAATCGGCTCATCCACTTTTTGGAGAAACGAGATGCCGTCAAGATAGACACTAGcgctcttttttcttcttgttgctGTAGCTGTGGCTGTAGCAGTAGCAGCAGCAGTAGCAGTAGCAGTAGCATGCCCCCATCTGTGAATAATTCATAATCCATGGTTTCTTCTGGTTTTGGCCTTATCACCATAGAAAATGTAAGGCATGAGGGTTCTATTAGGTCTTAGTGGCATAAGATTTTCGATTATTAACTCGATCTATATGATTCTGAAGGTTCCTCGAGCTAGCAAGAATATTTCAATGCTGCAAGGGATTGATTGCTCCTGTGCCGCTCTAGCTTATTGTCCGTAGCAGCAAGCACATCATTATTCCTGCGATATTTTATATGTAGTCCTGCTAGTGGTCAACCCAGGAAAcaggaaaggaaaaagaaagaaatgagaacCCCTGGTTCTTGTTTCAATTGTCAGAATGATTTGATATCTGTTTGGTTAGCATTTGATCCTGGAATATCACTGCACTGCACTTATTTTTTATCTGTCCGATGAAGATGACTATTTAGCTTATTATCTCATtggaattttcatttatttatcagaAACCGATTCTTGGACTTGGCAATTAACAGATGTAGCAGATGAATTCACAATGGATGACACCCAGGCTATTACAAATCAACTTGGATTCTTAACAGGGTTTCTTTGTAACGGGGAAATTCAATGGTTCAGGTGCTGTGACAGGCTTTCATCTATGCTTTGCTTTGATGTTGATAAGATGATATTCAAGAAAATGGATTTGCCTATATTGACTTGAATGTTGGGTTCTTTCGTGAGACTCGGGGGCATTTGCAGATTATAACTTGCGATTATAACAGACAACTTCATCTAACCAATGAATCCTTAAAAAAGAGATATAATCAGAGACTATTAACCTCAGTATAgctaaaacataaaaaatttatcgaATTTAGATGAATTTACATGTTTCAAGttgaaatttcatatttattgagaaaaagaaaatgctgtAGAACAATACAGCAACTGCTATTTAATAATCAGCTGATACGTATCATATATTGCAGGACATGGTGACTGGACTTCATCCTCTCAGGTTCTGGATCTACCCATCATTTCAGAACTTCATAAGCTTGATGGAATTGACAGCAAATGCACTCAATGTCAGAATATTTTCAACCATCCTATATCATGTAACCGCCCAGCACCAGCAACAATACCAACTTACCAGGTTCCGTGCTTAATAAAACTCTAGCATAAATTTGCACTAGCTTCCTCTAGTAGAATGATTGATGAGGACGCCAGCTGCATCAAATGGCTTACAGGCAAATTTCCAAATCAGTCAGTTATTTCCATGGATGCGAAAGAATTAGCTGAAATGGCTTGGGGCTTGGCATATGATGAAGCAATGTGCTGCTGTAAGTTGAACTCTCTATAGAAATGGTGGTTCTGCCTGATACTTTGAACAAATTCTGTAATGCTAGCTTGCTCATATAATTTTCAGAACTTGCAAATTTTGTGCTCATTATGTATTAAAGAAATGAATTACAAGACTTAAAACAGCATAGATCCTTCCATTAAACCAGAAAGCGCTGTGAGGATGCCAATCACGAGTGTAACAGAAAGGGAAATTGAGACGGAGTGCTATGGATTTGAACAAGAAGATTGATCTCTGTATCGTATTGCACAGTTAATATACTGTTTTTTCAGGATCATGATTCATATAACCATAGAAACAAGATGTTTGTAAGATTAGGCAAAATCTACAAGGAACACATTTTCATTTCATAGGATATATCCACAAAAAGACCCACTACATTCACAACCAAACCTTAAATTTCATCAAACACCTAAGACAGAACTCTAAACACTCACGTCGACACTAATTTCAAAAACCCATTAACCAGAAATCTCAATAGACTTAACCTCAGGTTTCTTGACCTCAACTTTTGGAACAGTAACAGTAAGGACACCATTCTCCATAGAAGCTTTAATTTGATCCATCTTAGCATTCTCGGGCAGCCTAAACCTCCTCAAGAACTTACCGCTGCTGCGTTCAACACGATGCCAAGTGTCATTCTTGTCTTCCTTTTCCACATGCTTCTCGCCGCTGATTTGAAGAACATTGTTATCCTCAATCTCAACTTTGACTTCTTCTTTCCTAAGACCAGGAAGATCAGCCTTAAAGATGTGAGACTGTGGGGTTTCTTTCCAGTCTATGCGTGTGTTAACATAAGCAGAGTTTCCATCAGGGAACAgcgatgatgatgatgatgagggGAAAGAAGGGAAGGGGAAGTCTTTGAATGGATCCCACATGTCAAGTGAGAATGGATCGAAGATGTTGTTTCTTCGGCTGCTGAAGAATGGAGTCAgagacattttctttttcttttttcaaagatTTGGAAAGGAAAGTGAAGAAGAAAGCAGATAATGCTTCGAATCAGGAGAGCTTTTTTGTCAGGACTACGAGAGGGCGGAGACGGAAATGGTGGATATTTGTAGGAGACGGAGGGGCATTCTGGACTTTTCGTGCAGTCTCTAGTTATGCTAGATTCTTCTGGTGAAAGAATGTTCTAGACACGGGACCGGTATCACGTGCTTTTTTACCTATAATaacaagtaaaataaataatatattaataaataagcgATTCTATTAAAGTCTTAACTTTGgattaaaaagttttatatttctgtttaatatcatttaacattatttaaaatttaaatttaattaatgacctttttcattttttaaaagaattttgtttactttataaatattatatattttaattgactTAAACTAAACAggttcaatttttattttattatacttaaacaataataaaaaaaataaaatcttaatttaatctttaattgcatgttaattttttaacaaatgCAATCTTATGTATATTTACATTAATCTGtagaataaaaagataaacattattattctctcttttcataaatctatggttattttttttcgtttcaaattcaatttgattcatcgttaataacttatttcatttaactatattattttttataaaaataaataaaaataagaaattatatatgaataaataaataaaataagtataaattataatttataaagaaataatgtGTTTGAAGCTtagaatgaataaaagaaaaaattagtgaattgaatattatatatatatatatatatatatatatatatacatgaaaaAACTAGTCAATTCAACACATATCTTATGCTTAATTTCTTAATGTAAAAAGACTTAAGCctaaagtttaaaatattcaatcaattagtcattatttttattataaatagttaaaaatttaaagagttATAATGAATGGtaataaaatcaatcaaataaaattttgaccgttgaattataaaaattgataaggtaaaacataaattatcttataatttcataaataaaaagttgcaattcatatattatattttgtaatgtatatttaaaatgtaacaataaaaaagataaattttaattttttttcatctttatCCAAATTAATAAACACTGATACACCCTGTGGGGGGAGAAATGGGTAGCTCCTGCCTAACTACTCCAGGCTTGTTGGCAATTTCATATGCATCTTGGAAAAAGATTCATTAGTTCCTCGATTACCCAACTCACCAAGTTAAAGCACGATTTTGTTGCACCAGCTCGTACGTTTCTTTGTTTGGGGGGAATCTGAAGAGGAAGATGGGTTTAGACTGCTTGAGCAAAGATTGGAAATGACAATCGAGATAGAAATGTaataattctcttcttttttttttcctaaagCTGATTAGAACTTGAATTCTTGCAGTTGAAATCTTTGGTTATGTCTGTGTTTATAATCTGTAAATGAGCATTTCGTGtgttctcattttctttttctttatataaatttgtaagTAAATTTGGAAAGGTTTCTGGACTTCAACCAGAGATCTCGCCTGTAAAATAAATCATCGGATCTACAGTCCAATTAATTAGGAgataatcaataaatttcttttcggAAGCAATTCGTCCGTCCCGAACACAGCATAACATTGATAAATTAGATGAagatatgaaaagaaagagattcaAACTCTCGGTAAACAAAAGCTTACATAGCAATTCCAATACTATGCCTTGAATCACTCGGCCATCTCTCTTACATAATGATTATGGCCCGGAACCCGAGTGAATCGCGAGtcatatattttcttcttttttcaccAATTGCAGAGGAGTTGTATTCACTTGCTGCAGAATGTAGCAGAAAAGCAACATGACTCAGAATGGAGGTAATATTCAGCAGGGAACCTGAGAAACTTACGACTTGACCTAATAAAGAAACAGAGGTCCAGAAATTAAGACTAATATTTACTACCTTTAATACATATCGTTGAAATATAACTAGAATTTTGAATCAAGCAAAACTAATAATCAATGCTTTCTGTAATTGCATGTGTGCAAAGCTTCTCTGTATTGTTCCATCGTCTCAAT
The Ricinus communis isolate WT05 ecotype wild-type chromosome 1, ASM1957865v1, whole genome shotgun sequence DNA segment above includes these coding regions:
- the LOC8279802 gene encoding 18.1 kDa class I heat shock protein; this encodes MSLTPFFSSRRNNIFDPFSLDMWDPFKDFPFPSFPSSSSSSLFPDGNSAYVNTRIDWKETPQSHIFKADLPGLRKEEVKVEIEDNNVLQISGEKHVEKEDKNDTWHRVERSSGKFLRRFRLPENAKMDQIKASMENGVLTVTVPKVEVKKPEVKSIEISG